A portion of the Flavobacterium magnum genome contains these proteins:
- a CDS encoding FkbM family methyltransferase: MIRFIKDFLYRRGYKINKVSTLALLHEDYLKAVSGYIRKNPVLFDVGANVGQTVSKFKVVFPTSEIHSFEPSKVCFDVLKDSHKSTHNLVLNNVAVGSEKGSLDFNEYSWSSLNSLLKRSFTKSELIDSYKVDVITIDEYCKSNSIFKIDLLKTDTEGYELQVLKGASQMMDENRIQFVYVEVFFYENYIGQSSFGDVYNYLSGKGFNFVRFYAFEYTGEGLASRTDALFINKNFIN; this comes from the coding sequence TTGATACGATTTATTAAGGATTTTTTATATAGAAGAGGATACAAAATCAATAAGGTCAGTACGTTGGCTTTGCTTCATGAGGATTATTTAAAGGCAGTGTCAGGCTACATAAGGAAGAATCCGGTTTTGTTTGATGTTGGGGCTAATGTGGGGCAAACGGTAAGTAAGTTCAAAGTCGTTTTTCCAACGTCAGAAATCCATAGTTTCGAACCGAGTAAGGTATGTTTTGATGTTTTAAAGGATAGCCATAAGAGCACACATAATTTGGTCTTAAATAATGTGGCTGTTGGTTCTGAAAAAGGGTCATTAGATTTTAATGAGTATTCGTGGAGTAGTTTAAATTCTTTGCTCAAAAGATCTTTTACAAAATCGGAGCTGATTGACAGCTATAAGGTAGATGTCATAACGATTGATGAGTATTGCAAAAGCAACAGCATATTTAAAATAGATTTATTAAAAACAGATACGGAAGGCTATGAGCTACAGGTGTTGAAGGGAGCCAGCCAAATGATGGATGAAAATAGGATTCAATTTGTGTATGTTGAAGTCTTCTTCTACGAAAATTATATAGGCCAGTCGTCGTTTGGAGACGTGTATAATTATTTATCGGGAAAAGGATTTAATTTTGTGAGATTTTACGCATTTGAATACACCGGAGAAGGATTGGCATCACGAACAGATGCATTATTTATAAATAAGAATTTTATTAATTGA
- a CDS encoding 2Fe-2S iron-sulfur cluster-binding protein: MKVTIDGQAIEVEPGTTILQAARMIGGESVPPAMCYYSKLKGSGGKCRCCLVEVSKGSEADPRPMPKLMASCVTGCMDGMEVNSKSSPRVEEARKSVTEFLLINHPLDCPVCDQAGECDLQNLSFKHGKSKTRFIEEKRTFEPENIGPNIQLHMNRCILCYRCVMVADQLTDNRVHGVMDRGDHSNISTCISKAIDNEFSGNMIDVCPVGALTDKTFRFKSRVWFNKPYNAHRNCTKCCGKTTVWMFGNEIQRVTGRKDEFHEVEEFICNECRFDHKDPKDWVIEGPRKFEKDSVINQNNYTRDLDTVVIDTEKNILKGRDQDRKKISMPSVPLKPEEQDAFKHGNI, from the coding sequence ATGAAAGTAACCATAGACGGTCAAGCCATTGAAGTAGAACCAGGGACAACCATCCTGCAGGCTGCGCGTATGATCGGTGGGGAATCTGTCCCGCCGGCCATGTGCTACTATTCGAAGTTAAAAGGAAGCGGCGGAAAATGCCGTTGCTGCCTTGTCGAGGTTTCCAAAGGAAGCGAAGCCGACCCACGTCCGATGCCGAAATTGATGGCTTCCTGCGTTACCGGCTGTATGGACGGTATGGAAGTGAACAGCAAATCGTCGCCAAGGGTGGAAGAAGCAAGAAAATCGGTAACGGAATTCCTGTTGATCAATCACCCGCTGGATTGCCCTGTGTGTGACCAGGCCGGGGAATGCGACCTGCAGAACCTAAGCTTCAAGCACGGAAAATCAAAAACGCGTTTTATCGAAGAGAAAAGGACATTCGAGCCCGAAAATATCGGCCCGAACATCCAGCTGCATATGAACCGTTGCATCCTTTGCTACCGCTGTGTGATGGTTGCCGATCAATTGACAGACAACCGCGTGCATGGCGTCATGGATCGTGGGGATCATTCCAATATTTCGACCTGTATTTCAAAAGCCATTGACAACGAGTTTTCAGGAAACATGATCGACGTGTGTCCTGTCGGTGCTTTAACCGATAAAACTTTCCGTTTTAAATCGCGGGTTTGGTTCAATAAACCATACAATGCGCACAGGAATTGTACGAAGTGTTGCGGGAAAACCACAGTCTGGATGTTTGGGAATGAAATCCAAAGGGTCACCGGAAGGAAAGATGAATTCCACGAAGTAGAAGAATTCATCTGCAACGAATGCCGTTTTGACCACAAAGACCCGAAAGACTGGGTGATTGAAGGGCCACGGAAATTCGAAAAAGATTCGGTAATCAACCAGAATAACTATACCAGGGATTTGGATACGGTGGTAATCGACACTGAGAAAAATATCCTTAAGGGCCGTGACCAGGACCGAAAGAAAATCAGTATGCCGTCTGTACCGCTGAAACCGGAAGAGCAGGATGCATTTAAACATGGCAATATTTAA